Within the Solenopsis invicta isolate M01_SB chromosome 11, UNIL_Sinv_3.0, whole genome shotgun sequence genome, the region GTGGCGGCGGCGATGCCGCAGGGGGGTTCCTTTTTCGTTTTATCGGATCGGGGACGAGACGACGCTCCTCCCGTTTTCCCGAGGGGACACTTCCGTCCGACCAATATCGCTTCTCTTCCTTCGTCGCTCGGGCCTTCTCACTCCCGGCCCCCGTCTCTACCTCTCTCCACCCTCTTACCTCTTTATCCCTCTTtccctccctttctccctcacctctctctctctctctctctccatcttTTACTCTCTCTCCAGGGGCGCTTCCAATATCTTTCTAAGTTCTCGGAGCCGGCCATGAATAAACTATTCCCCGACTTTGAATATCTGAGCGTTTTGCGCGGGAATGGGACCGCCATCGAGGGACCGACCACAGAAAGGACGGGAATGGGTGATATCGATTGATCGACATCGCTCGTGGGAGGAGGAAACATCGTAGTTGAAAGTGCGATTCTTCAATTTTTggaaaactattatttttaagacaaaaaaaagaagggaGAAAATGCGCTCGCTACGTTAtaatgtttcaaatttttcgGCAATTGAAAGAGATTGATAACTTCAACAGCCCGCGCTGGTTGTGCGGGCTGCATTAATGCATTATGCAACACGTGAGATTCTTCTGGCTGatattatttcaacattatttcGCATAATCTGTATCAATATTTCTTcaatcgacaaaaatagaaaatattaaaaaataattaaaatagcgcatatttaatctatttttggACATAGTATCttcacattattattaattcaaatatgttTTTGTAATCATCCTGCCTGTATATAGAACTTACGCGCATCACCGATCTAATCTCTGAAGATTTCAAAGACAAAAGCTTCAGAAAGCGTTAGGTTCTTTAGTACATTAACGAAGTGTCTTTATGGTTCGCGTCGATCATCAGGCGAACAACGCCGTTAATACCCGATGGGATTCTTTATTCCTGATCTCGATAGCGGGGCGATTAATTTTTCGTGTCGTCGAGGATGATGAAATCAAGCAGTCAGCATAATGAGTAGCGTTGTCTGCCGCGCAATTCATCGGATGTCGCGGGAGTAAGGGACGCGGGGGTGGCGAAGGACGGTGGGGTTATTAATATTCAGAACGAGAAGCGGGAGTCGAGAGCAGTGCCGAGTGACAAATACCTAGAGCCCCGTCCCAACCCCGGCGCGGCTCAACTCTGTAATTAACGCTAATCTCCAGGCCGTTTCTGCGACACCGCACCACCCACTTCGTCTTCTCTCTTGCCTCTCTGTACTTACGGGGCGAAGGGTGGCTTTAAGCGGAGAGCTCACCAGTCGATTCTCAGACGGGAGTGCCTTGATGTTTTCCTGCTAAAATATAAGTCTTTGCGCAATTTTACGTTTCCCTTCATTTACCGTTTTATCGTGCACTGCAAAATGAAAGTTCAATGacgttttgaaataaaatgatgGATCATTGCGACCAATTACCGACACACCGCTGGATTTTAATGCATATACTACGAGTAGATCTCGTACTGTACGAAAAGCTCTGGAAAAGTCAGAAAAACTACTCCTTATTTGCGCATTCCTTTTCCCGTACAGCGAAAAAAAGAATGCCGCACGAGCGCGGCGTCTCGTCGCGGTTCCTGAATATTTTTGTGAGCATTACGACTCCGCCGTTCATTCGTCATGGGTGGTAcgcatttaaatttacaaaactgTATACTGTTATAACTGCATATGCAAACGCGCATAAATTTCTTTCGCGAAGCTCATAGAACTTTAGATAAAATTCTCCAGGATACGCGTAAACTTTAAGCTGTAAATTATAGACGATAAAAAGAGAAGTAAAGTCCATCAATGCTTCTTTATATTACTAAACATGTACCGTATCACGATAACtaaaaaactattgaaaaaaaatgcaaaaagccGATAAAGCTTAACGAAGATGTAAGAGATATAAATGCCTGTTTCTTAttatgcaattaataattttataaataaacatctCAAACATCGAGAGAGAAGTTTGTCTCTGTGtcgtaacttttttattttaaactttatttaaggTCTTGTTTTATTCCGCAGATCCAAAGTAATTTTCTCAAAGCCGTGCATCACGCACGACGAACAAAACTCGGTTGAAGCGCGGAAGTACTTGATTAAAGATACACACATTCAAGATCTTCGAAGGAACTAGTGTACCTCTTATCACGAGAGATTACTCTGGACAGTGTACAACAATTTAGGTGGAGGGAACGAGGGCTGGAGAACGGACGTGCCCAGGTACTTTTAGCCGTCGCAAGCTGCTCTAATCGAGTCCCCCCAGTGTCCTGAAACCGCCAGTGTTTCTTCCGTCGAGCGATGCGAGAGCGAGAAGAAGACGTAGCCGGGGTTGGGATACGAGCGAGAGAAAAGGCGGCCAATCCAATTCCGCGCTCAAGCCCGACCGTCGTGATGGCGGAGGGTGGCGAAAAAACGCAGCCAGGGCCGGGGCGCAAGGCGAGCGAGATAGGTCTCCAGGCTTTTTTGCGTTTAATCAAGGATATTCGCGGTCGGCTGGCTCGCTATTCAGCTCGCCGAATGTTAACCGAGGCGCGCAACCACCACCGAGTATCATACCGCAGAAAGTGGATGAAGGAATCTTCGTCCTTTGACCTTCCACAGACGCTTCTGCCGTGAAATCGTCCGTAACGGTCCTGGTTGTAAATTACAGCGTATACATTAACATTGTTTTTGCTTATTGTATCTTACCGTGTCACGTTCTTCAGTTTCTTGCGATAGCAGTTTCTACGATTAATTGGACTTATATTAAAACACAAAGAAATATATCAAATCACTGATCATATATCTGttttataagcaagaatataaaatctataaagaatttgttaatattaaacaaacataaacTTGCTTACACGATAAAATTGTGTGTacagtttcatttaaaaaaatatacctattcattttaattaaatcataattttcatGTGTTGAGAGGACAAAAGTATcggatatgaaataataatattttcaaatcaagaattagaatttttaatactatcATTATCAGAACAGGTTAtgcttttaaaataactattattacattaaaagtaaaaaaatatttttttactaaaaaagattatcaaactctttgaagaaaatattatattcttgcttatacatgaaacaatgatcgttaatttgataactatttttttctgtgtgtggGCAATTATATGAAAGAACAAAAGCGTGATGGAAAAcatgcattttttcaaaatatcacaaatatctcttatattatattatcttgaCTTGCGAATTTTGACTAAAAATGAACTAGTAAATTATAACAAAGCCGATTAAAGCAGTgatccaaattaaatattaattttaaaatactaaatattagtagcattgttttttaatcactTGTTGAAGTTAATCTGTGTTCaagctaaatataaattttacaataacaaCTATATGAATTATAATCGtgaaaaagtttttgttttgttatttttttaaataaatctatgtaatggattttagtaaattattttgtacatataaataatgttttatacaaatatataaatggtATTTGACTTACGATTAATTCGACTTACGACCAAAGTTTAGTAACCCTGCTATAATTAAAggaatatctatatttaaaaataaaagtatttttgtgAAACATCATAATAAAATGATGTTTACGTCTACGTCTTATAACTAGCTAACTCATTTATCGAATGAGATATGGATAACAAATATGATGAGTATTATCTCGATATAATGAATCGAAATCGGATTAATCCTGATCAACTAGATAAAGACCTCGTGCTGCGAGGCCAAGGAATCATTTGATTCGTAGAATCTAATAAAATCGATTAGAGACGCGACACCCCTTTCACTACCATGATAGTCTAGACGTGATGTAGCAAGAGACGACAGCTCTAATTTCGTCCTTAAGCATCAAGTATCTCCGCTGTCACTCCTGTAAATTACTTCATCTCGATGACGCGTTGATCGTCGAAAACATCCTCTGAATTTCGAGAGGAGTACTCGAGGAGGGTCACTAACATTCTTTCATAAAGAAGAATAAACATGATCGCGGTGAATACAATAGTTATCGATATTTGAAGATATatgcgtatgtgtatatattatgatccaaaaaaataattatatgttgaataaatgtatgtgataaaacttataaataaaaaaataataaaaaattacagaacatacatttaaaaaaatgtaattctttatATGTTTAGATGTAAATAATGTACTATAGcagttataatttaaaatgtccCAAGTATACATATTAGAATTCAAGATCACTGCTTACAGTATTAATTAATTGCCGTTCCTAACCGGAAACGCAAGTGACGGACAATCCCCGCATTCCAAGAGTATATATCAATGCACGGATAATGATGCAAACGCGGGCAAAGGGGTTGCTCCTTTAGGGGTTAAAGCCGTGATAATCATGGATGACGCCGGTCGAAACAATGTAGGTCGAAACAATGTACTCGGTATCCGTGGCCCCGGCGGCGCAGAACGTGAGTTTCGTTTACGGATTGGGAGAAAAGCGGGGTGATGTCAGAATACGGTGATGTATGGCTGAAGAGCGAGCTCGGGAAATACCACGTGCCCCGCCACCTAGTATACAGCACCCCGTAAGGATTAGGGTGGCGACCTACTATATTCTCCAACGCACCGTTCCGTGATGCAATTGGATTCCTTCGGCCATCAGCATCCTCTCATTCATTCACTCCTAGAGCCATCGTAACCGATTTTAACTACGGGATCATTGCTCCCATTTgtggaatttttttattgaatgctTCTTGCGGAAAAATACAACTAATTTGGAAATCTGAATGCAATATGCAatgtttatgattaataaaccgatattaatatcatatatacatatatataatatattatataaaatatatatatataaattataataattaataaaataacatattttactttattattataattttattattaattataacgttattgcgttaaatatattctattttaatctTCAGCTGACACTATATTagattcgatattttgccatATTATATGTACGTCACCCGAtcattttcaattgcgtatatctCGATACGTAATGTatagaatttaaacaattatttttagtaacatGCTAAAAGGTCAAGAAGAAGATTAAATAAGTGCAAAAATCGAGAAGTTAAATATATTCCAAATATTCAAAAGAGAAAAAGTGAACGATTTATGAATACCAAGCTTTTGTGTAAGTTCGGGTGTACGACACCCAGTGTGTCAGCTGAAGGTTAAAAttcgatttcaaattttaattatcaaattatatatatataatttgataattaaaatctgaaatccaactttaatttaaaataaaatttaaagcaataatgtaataattaataataaaattataataattaataaaataataaatgtatacatatgttcGTAATTTATGGatatttgaagaaaatgtgAACATTTCTCTTAAGCaatatcttcaaaaaaaaaaattgtattcagcAAACAAGAATGCAGTATCATTTATCGGTAACACTGACCACTTTGTTATCAGCTCCATTTGAGaacaaatttcttcattttaccGTAGCGCTGCAGaaaatacattaaaacattGTGACTGAATCAGTCACTATTAGAGGTCAGCTTTGTGCagcatcataaaaaattatgacaagtAGAAATTCTGTGATACACATTTATCtgtttttagtttatttattactgTATAATGAAGCAAAATCATATCATGCTGTCGTTATTATTCATGGAGTACTCACTGGAAGCGATAGCATGGAACTCATTAGCAACAGAATTCAGGAAGTAGGTGAAACAAAAGGATTGTTATTGTTACAGATGTTGCAATATCATGGTATTGTTTCTGCGTATGTTGCAGAttgtttttgttacattttttgcaCATAAGTTActtcattactttttattgaatgcaatattatgtaatatattccATTGTATCATTTGTAAGTAGAGcgatttgttattataatgtgGCCATTGTCATTTTTCAAGTGTGATTTATGCAATTTCATGCATCACATTATCAACATATGCACAAACTTTTACATTAAAAGACAATATCCTTTGTTAATAAAGTTTTGTATTCATTTATGATGTATAAGTTAGTAAAGATTTAATCTTTCTATATTTCTATAATTGATATGTTTCTTCACAGATGCATCCTGGCACTCAAATCTATAACACTGTAAGATTTGCAGGCTGGAGCAGCCTGGAACCAATGTGGCAACAGGTAGAGGAAATAGGTATGGATGTACTTTCAATAGGTGCTGCATTTCCTGAAGGGATTAATTTAATAGGTTACAGCCAGGGTGGCTTATTAGCTAGAGCCATATTGCAAAGATTTCCCATGCATAAtgtcagaaattttatttctttgagcTCGCCTCAAGCTGGACAATATggaagtatgtaaaattatgatttttgaaGAGACAAGGATGTAAAGATTTCTTTCTAATCATAAAATCCTGGTTTTAGCACGTTTTCTGCACTTGATTTTCCCAGACTTAGTTTGTGAAACTGCTTATGAACTCTTTTATTCACGACTTGGACAACACACCAGTATTGGAAATTATTGGAATGATCCTTATCACCAAGTTACtattatatcttaattttaattctttttacatattaagTACGTTATTGTTTagtctaatattaaatttattttcctttcaGAAATTGTATTATAAGTACAGCAAGTTCCTACCATTTGTGAACAATGAAATCGACCATTTCAACAATTCTGATTATAAAATGGGTTTAACCAAGTTAAAACGTATGGTACTTATTGGAGGACCAGATGATGGCGTTATTACTCCATGGCAAAGCAGTCATTTCGgatattatgataataataacacTGTGATAGACATGCGTGATAGATCTATTTATAAGGATGATGTCATCGGTTTGAAAACATTAGACAAACAGGGCAAACTGAAGCTCATTACAGTGCCCGGAATTTCCCATACTGATtggcataaaaatatttctatagtAGATCAATTTATGTTGCCATACTtagattaaatgtaataaactgtaagtaaatagtataaaagtaaaataatattgccaaatatcatattgtagaatatgatattataatattacttaattttatatttatgaaaaatgtaaggAATATACTATTTAAATGTGGACAATTTTTTCAACGTGATATATTAATCGACTGATTTTGTAAGTGTACAAGGCTTtacttatcttattttttacacattaatataataactatataataaataatttaaattataagtttagAGGAAGGAAAGGGATGAGAAACAAATGGAATACtattttgttgtttaaaaataactcagcAAATATTAACGGGACACATTTCTTATCAACACCAGTTGGTTAGCCGTAAAGTTCTATCAATTATTCTATAGGTAGAAGTTCATCAAGTATATagaacaaacataatttacaaattactgaagagagggaaaaaagatGCATTTATAAGATAGCAGAGGAGTTATGAAATTAACgaacaattaatgttaaaaaaggcatttttagttataaaaaaaatcaaattaataatcctTCGTAGGTTTTGCACATCAATAAGTGtcataaaacaagattttagaactattttatttggaaaaaaaaaagattttttaaataatttctttggcttaaaatacaactttttaaattaacttcttTGCTGTTGGTAAACATTATGCAATGTGCACTATGAAATTTGTAAACTTGCAAGAGTGGTTTTACGTTCGTAATGCAAATGGCTCACAACCATCTAATGACTCTTCccattatataactttatatatcaAATTCATACGAcacatattgaattaaatattacgacacatattgaatttaattacataatttggAAGTCAATTGAAGGCCTTCAAGCTAGCAactaaaattaatgattaatatctAACATAGTTCTTAAAATACATAGAGTATATACCTGTAAAAATCGctgcaaaatttgaatttatcttttataaagaCACAATAAACACTAATGATTAGTAGCCATACTACAATGTCTAAATGGACTATAACGAAGTAATCTTAATAGGtgtttttagaatttaatgtgaattatataaaatattatagtatctCACCACTCCACTCCTGTATCTCATGACCCCCATCTTTcctctataattattaaataatttaaattaattataaattaatagttatatattttttatccttcgcattttatattcaaatagattaatataacaaatacatGACATATTTGCAACCACATTTTTTGTATACGCTCATATTTTtggtgtgtacatatatatgtatatagtagcaaaaaatttttatctatcatatataaatatgtatataatttaaataataataattaaattaaaggtccgaatatttttttgttaagttaaagattgcatttataaaatgtcaagaattttaaaaaatgttctgtatttatttagatatttcaaattgcttatataatgtaaattaataagaaaatttataaataatttttacttattaataaatttattaatttttctattacaaaattattacattacaatTATTGAGTTTATTTGTCATGACTGTTCCTCAGAGTTTTTTAAGTATTGTTGGCACATTGCCTTacgttattaaatgtttatctATACATCACTAATAGTAATTCTTCAAGATAAAAAATCCAAATAGCTTTTCCAAAAAGCTGAATATCacatatatttagtataataattcataaatgtttttaaaactttttattgtatgtaaaacGTGTGATCAGATCTAATGCCCACTTAGGTTGATCAGAAGGAACCATATGACCTGCATTTCGTACGAGAACTTCCGTTAAATTATCAACAGTTTTTGTGTAGCCTGCCAGTTTATTTCCAACCATCCATAGTTTCCTTGGTGCTTTCGCATATTTGTCTGCTCCGGAccacttcaaattttttaagtaattttccGTAAGTGGATATGCCACGATAATGTCCAATTGTCCATTGTAGATAAGCACTCTATAATGTTGTAGAAGGTCCGTCAAGAAAAACACTACGGATTGCATGACGTCTTCTTTCAAATGTTCCTCAACAGTTGTAGTTTCAACATGAAAAGAATTATTGCCCACATGTATAGCGCGCCTAACGTCGGCTCTTTGAATCAATTCCGACATCCAATCGGAATCATTGCCATCTTTCACAAACAAATAgttgtaataattatcaaaaccAGTTAGGTTGTGAAATAGAGATGGTGTGCGGTTTAAGTCACCATTAAGAAgtgtatcaaaaattttaaatgcctCGAGATAATTCTTCTGTTTAATAAATTCACGGCCTTTCTTTTCGTACACTTGAAATTGAGTTTTTCCATTTTCATCTATCAGCCCAAGTTGGTACAAATAATCGCTGTATAACAATTGGTTCTCTGGATCACACAGTCCATTACCAATTGCTAGGccttttaagttaatttttgtcTTTGCTTTGATATTATAATCTTTAATGGCATGAGACACTGCTGGCACATATTTCCCAGCATATGATTCACCAGTGACAAAGAAATCATTATTTTGTAACTCTGGGAATAACAGGAAAAATTGTACCAAAGCTGTATGAATTTCCCTTCCCACTTGTGTTTCATTTGTGGCATATCCTTTTTCATTCTCAGTAAAGCTGTAGCCAGTACCAACTGGATTATCAATATATATCACATTATGTGCTATATTCCATGAATATTTTCGCAttgttagagttttattagCAGTTATTATAAATGGACCATTTTCCATAAAAAGACCAAACATTGAAGTTGCCCCTGGACCCCCTTGCAGCCATAATACTACTGGTGCAGTCT harbors:
- the LOC105194662 gene encoding lysosomal thioesterase PPT2 homolog gives rise to the protein MTSRNSVIHIYLFLVYLLLYNEAKSYHAVVIIHGVLTGSDSMELISNRIQEMHPGTQIYNTVRFAGWSSLEPMWQQVEEIGMDVLSIGAAFPEGINLIGYSQGGLLARAILQRFPMHNVRNFISLSSPQAGQYGTRFLHLIFPDLVCETAYELFYSRLGQHTSIGNYWNDPYHQKLYYKYSKFLPFVNNEIDHFNNSDYKMGLTKLKRMVLIGGPDDGVITPWQSSHFGYYDNNNTVIDMRDRSIYKDDVIGLKTLDKQGKLKLITVPGISHTDWHKNISIVDQFMLPYLD
- the LOC105194664 gene encoding venom serine carboxypeptidase, with the protein product MNNIAIILSALFLVLPHESTSGFLNVYPQLKQFKLTEDAGTPLFLTPLIENGKIDEARTKSVVQHKEMGDISSYSGYFTVNKEYNSNLFFWFFPAMHNPKTAPVVLWLQGGPGATSMFGLFMENGPFIITANKTLTMRKYSWNIAHNVIYIDNPVGTGYSFTENEKGYATNETQVGREIHTALVQFFLLFPELQNNDFFVTGESYAGKYVPAVSHAIKDYNIKAKTKINLKGLAIGNGLCDPENQLLYSDYLYQLGLIDENGKTQFQVYEKKGREFIKQKNYLEAFKIFDTLLNGDLNRTPSLFHNLTGFDNYYNYLFVKDGNDSDWMSELIQRADVRRAIHVGNNSFHVETTTVEEHLKEDVMQSVVFFLTDLLQHYRVLIYNGQLDIIVAYPLTENYLKNLKWSGADKYAKAPRKLWMVGNKLAGYTKTVDNLTEVLVRNAGHMVPSDQPKWALDLITRFTYNKKF